One Candidatus Palauibacter polyketidifaciens DNA segment encodes these proteins:
- a CDS encoding SDR family oxidoreductase — MPDRPLKDRVAVVVGATRGAGRGIARMLGEAGATVYCTGRSVRGRPATPGRPETVEETAAMVTAEGGRGIAVRADHTVESEVEQLFARVRAEAGRLDVLVNDIWGGDALTEWGKPFWELAIAQGEQMLERAVHTHIITSRHGAPLMVERNAGLIVEVTDGDTFGYRGNLFYDLAKNAVVRLAYAMAADLHPHGVTALAITPGFLRSEAVLDHFGVTEADWREAIEKDEYFAESETPCYVGRAIAALAADPDVAAKSGGLFSSWGLAKEYGFTDIDGRQPDWGTFFLGKVRGILERDTPPDEMDVFVVRSRLHQAELDPSASEEADHLRAWLERHE; from the coding sequence ATGCCGGATCGTCCGCTGAAGGACCGTGTGGCCGTCGTCGTCGGCGCGACGCGCGGCGCCGGGCGCGGCATCGCCCGCATGCTCGGCGAGGCGGGCGCCACCGTCTACTGCACCGGCCGCAGCGTACGGGGCCGGCCCGCCACGCCCGGACGGCCGGAGACGGTGGAGGAAACGGCGGCGATGGTCACGGCGGAAGGCGGCCGGGGCATCGCCGTCCGCGCCGACCACACGGTCGAGTCCGAAGTCGAGCAACTCTTCGCCCGCGTGCGCGCCGAGGCGGGCCGGCTCGATGTCCTCGTGAACGACATCTGGGGCGGCGACGCGCTGACGGAGTGGGGGAAGCCCTTCTGGGAACTCGCCATCGCGCAGGGTGAGCAGATGCTGGAACGCGCCGTCCACACGCACATCATCACGAGCCGGCACGGCGCTCCGCTGATGGTCGAGCGCAACGCCGGCCTCATCGTCGAGGTGACCGACGGCGACACGTTCGGCTACCGCGGCAACCTGTTCTACGACCTGGCGAAGAACGCGGTCGTCCGGCTCGCCTACGCCATGGCTGCCGACCTCCACCCGCACGGCGTCACGGCGCTCGCGATCACTCCCGGATTCCTGCGCTCAGAGGCGGTGCTCGACCACTTCGGAGTCACCGAGGCGGATTGGCGCGAGGCGATCGAGAAGGACGAGTACTTCGCCGAGTCCGAGACGCCGTGCTACGTCGGCCGCGCGATCGCCGCGCTCGCCGCCGACCCGGACGTCGCGGCAAAGAGCGGCGGACTGTTCTCGAGTTGGGGCCTCGCGAAGGAGTACGGCTTCACCGATATCGACGGCCGCCAGCCCGACTGGGGCACGTTCTTCCTGGGAAAGGTGAGAGGCATCCTCGAACGGGACACACCGCCGGACGAGATGGATGTCTTCGTCGTTCGCAGCCGGCTCCACCAGGCGGAACTCGACCCGTCCGCCAGCGAGGAGGCCGACCACCTCCGCGCCTGGCTGGAGCGCCACGAGTAG
- a CDS encoding type II toxin-antitoxin system VapC family toxin: protein MLDCSVTMAWVFPDEATEETARLRDALTEGRAFVPSLWPIEVANVLLVATRRGRIAESDWPRIWRNLEALPLTIDPVSTSRIRGPVLGVAHAHGLSVYDSMYLELAIRMRLPLATLDRALGEAARTAGLEVPTAT from the coding sequence GTGCTCGACTGTTCCGTCACGATGGCCTGGGTGTTCCCGGACGAGGCAACCGAGGAGACGGCTCGGCTCCGGGATGCCCTGACGGAAGGACGAGCGTTCGTTCCGTCCCTGTGGCCGATCGAGGTCGCGAACGTGCTGCTCGTCGCTACGCGCCGAGGGCGGATCGCGGAGAGCGACTGGCCGCGGATCTGGCGAAACCTGGAAGCTCTGCCGCTCACGATCGATCCCGTTTCCACGTCCCGCATCCGGGGACCGGTGCTCGGAGTCGCCCACGCGCACGGGCTCTCCGTCTACGACTCCATGTATCTGGAACTGGCCATCCGGATGCGGTTACCGCTTGCCACGCTGGATCGGGCGCTCGGGGAAGCGGCACGAACGGCGGGACTGGAGGTGCCGACCGCAACGTAG